In Mercenaria mercenaria strain notata unplaced genomic scaffold, MADL_Memer_1 contig_4512, whole genome shotgun sequence, the following proteins share a genomic window:
- the LOC128553933 gene encoding uncharacterized protein LOC128553933, with translation MDEACSTEEETDSEDEEQTCNSYDQTLLSDENSSDTQTLNKKDQTKAWTENHSASIAFYVRDAKTGKVYGLTNRHITLQTDKIDIKMSNKNKFIQFGTSVKTLDYESLDIGLIEIDHSVKDQLSNKENVDQRVCIYSGPFESIHNKEIFKYRPSDKLYEVCKCGTPNYGIIVSESEHEESKPENGQFLVKSESGVFAVKGESGTAVAFKRKEDNVIKLVGIICGGSGDKTVCLFLPAIIQFFEKSYGMTLELHESEFYCHDKTESSSIISAAKVADKAMALKVIPYGVKIYFICSTPEQISPLSFDLVERTLHLMCLSYDTVNVDSLKDLVRKEHALSLLVSKRRRLNDNAIFESDGPGFVALEKGMLACDFLYQGKAEPAENYLKWAILGVIKSEDLGLRLFCKLVTYITWYCLLANTNTSLDDLKRLLEDGIDSFECDFMSSADFPLETLGYLYFDYSRYYMSMCYNLPRRGPKQSNNIAEESFRFKAVEKAKQSLKIFKEDHNGKKSAETLRRLVLAKCQQVYALLGCGHDFNTCEEVSNEQITEAENIIKSMEEVNMKEIPLVQNVDYLIALCDLQYRKGHTSKALKTVRKCFENSEIKEYHVGFYRAKCREEMLSKLK, from the coding sequence AGGAGACTGACTCCGAGGATGAAGAACAAACATGTAATAGTTATGACCAAACTCTTCTGTCAGATGAGAATTCTTCAGATactcaaactttaaataaaaaagaccAAACTAAGGCATGGACAGAGAACCACTCCGCAAGCATTGCCTTTTATGTCAGGGATGCAAAAACAGGAAAAGTTTATGGCTTAACAAACCGACATATTACCCTTCAAACAgacaaaattgatattaaaatgtcaaacaaaaacAAGTTTATCCAATTTGGCACATCAGTTAAAACTTTGGATTATGAAAGTTTAGATATTGGATTGATAGAGATTGATCACTCTGTAAAAGATCAGTTAAGTAATAAAGAGAACGTAGATCAACGTGTTTGTATCTATTCTGGTCCTTTTGAAAGCAttcataataaagaaatatttaaatacagaCCTAGCGATAAACTTTATGAAGTGTGCAAATGTGGTACACCCAATTATGGAATTATTGTTTCTGAGTCGGAACATGAAGAGTCTAAACCAGAAAATGGACAATTTCTCGTCAAAAGTGAGAGTGGCGTTTTTGCCGTAAAAGGTGAAAGTGGTACCGCCGTAGCGTTCAAAAGAAAAGAAGACAATGTAATAAAGTTAGTTGGAATTATCTGCGGTGGATCAGGCGACAAAACTGTTTGCCTATTTCTTCCAGCTATTATACAGTTTTTTGAGAAAAGTTATGGTATGACTCTAGAATTACATGAGTCTGAGTTTTATTGCCATGATAAAACAGAATCAAGCTCAATAATTTCTGCAGCGAAAGTGGCCGATAAAGCAATGGCTTTGAAAGTCATACCCTATggggtaaaaatatatttcatttgttcAACACCGGAGCAAATTTCTCCATTGAGTTTCGACTTGGTAGAACGTACTTTACATTTGATGTGCTTGTCCTATGACACTGTAAACGTAGACAGTTTAAAGGACCTAGTGAGAAAAGAACATGCTTTATCGCTCTTGGTCAGTAAAAGAAGAAGATTGAATGATAATGCTATCTTCGAAAGTGACGGACCTGGTTTTGTTGCATTAGAAAAGGGCATGTTAGCGTGCGACTTCTTATACCAGGGCAAGGCGGAACCAGCAGAAAACTATCTAAAATGGGCAATTTTGGGCGTAATAAAGTCAGAAGACTTAGGACTTAGGCTGTTTTGTAAGCTCGTCACATACATCACCTGGTATTGTCTTCTCGCCAATACAAATACGTCTTTGGATGATTTGAAACGTTTGCTTGAAGACGGCATAGATAGTTTTGAATGCGATTTCATGAGCTCAGCTGACTTTCCATTGGAGACATTAGGATACTTGTATTTTGATTATTCCAGATATTACATgtcaatgtgctacaatttgccTAGACGAGGTCCTAAACAGAGCAATAACATTGCTGAGGAAAGCTTTAGATTTAAAGCAGTTGAAAAAGCAAAGCAATCTTTGAAGATTTTTAAGGAAGACCATAACGGGAAGAAGAGTGCAGAAACACTGAGAAGACTAGTGCTGGCAAAATGTCAGCAAGTATATGCTCTACTTGGTTGTGGTCATGATTTCAACACTTGTGAGGAAGTATCCAATGAACAAATAACAGAAGCTGAAAACATTATCAAGAGTATGGAGGAAGTGAATATGAAGGAAATACCATTAGTGCAAAATGTGGATTACTTGATTGCATTATGTGACTTGCAGTATAGAAAGGGACATACATCGAAAGCTTTGAAAACGGTCCGTAAATGTTTCGAAAACTCCGAAATCAAGGAGTACCATGTAGGATTCTATAGAGCTAAATGCAGAGAGGAAATGCTGTCCAAATTAAAATAA